One stretch of Roseimicrobium sp. ORNL1 DNA includes these proteins:
- a CDS encoding dihydrofolate reductase family protein codes for MKTQYYTATSLDGFIATEDDSLEWLFPLGELGESSYPAFIAEIGALAMGSTTYEWMLRNADKVIAEVGSPWPYTQPTWIFTSRELPLIEGADIRFVRGDVRQVHAEMRAAAGDKNIWVVGGGDLAGQFYDAGLLDELILQIGSVTLGKGKPLFPRRVLSPHLKLMSVRQMGSTMVEMRYEVQKGVADA; via the coding sequence ATGAAAACCCAGTACTACACCGCCACCAGCCTGGATGGATTCATTGCCACGGAAGATGACTCGCTGGAGTGGCTCTTTCCTCTGGGTGAGTTGGGTGAGTCCAGCTATCCGGCGTTCATCGCGGAGATTGGCGCGCTGGCCATGGGATCGACCACGTATGAATGGATGCTGCGCAATGCAGACAAGGTGATTGCGGAAGTGGGCTCTCCGTGGCCTTACACGCAGCCCACGTGGATATTCACCAGTCGGGAGCTTCCGCTCATTGAGGGTGCGGACATCCGATTTGTCCGTGGTGATGTGCGTCAAGTGCATGCCGAGATGCGTGCTGCTGCGGGCGACAAGAACATCTGGGTCGTGGGCGGGGGTGATCTCGCGGGTCAGTTCTATGATGCGGGCTTGTTGGATGAACTCATCTTGCAGATTGGTTCAGTTACCTTGGGAAAGGGGAAGCCGTTGTTTCCTCGCCGGGTGCTGAGTCCACATTTGAAGCTGATGTCGGTGCGCCAGATGGGGAGCACCATGGTGGAGATGCGGTATGAGGTGCAGAAGGGTGTGGCTGATGCCTGA